The Argiope bruennichi chromosome X2, qqArgBrue1.1, whole genome shotgun sequence sequence TTTCTACTAGAGCTAGAGAGTTAGTTGAAAGTTTTCCACCTTCAAAGGAAAATTATCACAAAGCAATAGACTCGTTAAAATCTCGATTTGGACGAGATGACTTACTTGTCGAATTCTATGTTCGGGAACTTTTGAAGTTAACAATTTCTATGAATTCTAGGGATCAAAGGTTAAAACGTCCTATTTTGTACGATTGGATTGAGACACAGCTTAGAGCTTTAGAAAGTTTTGGAGTAACCACTGAAAAATATGCAGCTATGCACTTTCCTTTAGTTGAATCTTGTTTATCCGAGGAAGTTCTCAGAGCTTAGCAAAGGAATAATAGTTACAGTGATAAAAAAGAAGAATCCCGATTGGAAAAACTAATGCTGTTTTTGAAAAACGGAGAAGAACGAATTAGTCTGGCCATGAAAGGGTTTTCTGTTCCTAAGATTTACTCATTGAAAAAAACCAATGCACACTGCTGCCGGGCTTTTTGCTGGAAGTCAAAGCTCTACTAATTGTGTTTTTTGCAACGAAAAGAATCATGAAAGTGAAAATTGCAAACTTGCTTTGAATTTAGATTTACAGGAAAAAACAACTTTGCTGGCAAAGAAGAAATGCTGTTATCGATGTTTCAGGATTGGACATATGGTAAGGCAGtgtacaaatgaaattaaatgttcccAGTGtcaaagaaaacattataatgttATGTGTCCTGAAATGAAGCATTTTGAATCCACTGGTTCCGATAAAATAGTCAACAAGGCTGTGgcaaattcaaaggaaaaatacaaTACCTTGGCGAATCCAACTTGTTCAGCTGATGTTCTTCTGCAAACTTTAGTAGTATATCTTTATGGTAATGACGGCAATTTTCCTGTGAGAGCGTTAATTGACACAGTCAACCAAAAATCTTCCATAACTAAAGCAACCGCTTCTAAATTGAGTTATGAACCAATTAGAGCTGAAGATGATCCACAATCTTTTTGGTGGTATAGAGAGTAAGCAGAAACATCATTTATACAAAGTGTAtgcaaacagtttttaaaaggaCTATCAGTGTTCTTTCGAAGCTTATGATCAAGAGACAAAATGTATTGATATACCAACAGCGACTTCTGGACCTTGGACCAAAGAGATtgaagaaaaaggaatatttcttaGTGACAAAGAAGTCTGTCTCTATGATTCAATGTCTTCAGTGCATTTGTTGATAGGTGCTGATATAGCCGGTCAACTTTTTACTGGAAAAGTTGCGGATTAGTAGCAATGGAAACGCTACTTGGATGGACTCTTATgggaaaattagaaaatgaagtgaaaaatgaCAGCTACATGACAGTACTGTCTTTACACGTGAACAATAAAAGCATTAGTGATCTTTGGAGTTTGGACACTCTTGGAATATTGGATCCTGCAAATAAACAAAGTCAAATGGAAATTGAGAAAGAAACCGAAAACCTGTTCTTGAATTCTGTTAAACAAGATGGAGATGGTAGATATGTTGTTTCACTACCATGGTTAGAAGATCACCCTGTTCTACCTTCGAACAAAACTCTTGCtgagaaaagattgaaaaatacagTTGATAGAATCAAAAATCTTGGTATTCTACAGgactatgaaaatgtttttgaagactGGAAGAAAGAAGGTATTGTTGAAGAGTTAAATAGTGAAGATCTCAAGGACTCTAAGTGTCACTATCTTCCTCATCGACCTGTCATAAAAGATAATTCAACAACAAGGATGAGACCTGTCTTCGATGGTTCTGCAAAATCGAAATTAAGTCCATCCTTAAATGACTGCCTAATAACAGGTTCAAACCTTGTGGAACTTATTCCATCCCTAATAAATAGGTTTCGTATTGGAAAGTATGGTGTGATCGCCGATATACGCAAAGCTTTTCTACAGATTCAGCTGAATGACAGTGACAAGGATTATCTGCGATTTCTTTGGTGGCAAAATAATTCTTGCCACCAATCAAATAATGTCAAAATCTACAGACATTGCCGCGTAGTGTTTGGGATCAAATCAAGTCCATTCCTTTTAGGGGCGACATTGAATCACCTATTAGATGGAGCTTCTGATTGCTACAAGATGACAGCTCAACACCTACAGAAATCTATGTATGTTGACAATTGTGTGGCTAGTGTTAAAAGCGAAGCTGACTTGACAAAGTTTATAAATGAATCCACAAAAGTCATGGCTCTCGGAAAATTTGATTGACGTGGCTGGCAATACAATTCTTTTGAGTCCTTAAAAGACAATTGTAATGAATCTCAAGATGCTTCTCTTACCTTACAAGACGTTCCAGTTCTTGGTTTTCTTTGGAACATTGAAAGGGACACGTTAAAAATTGATGTCAGAAGTGACACGCAGAGTGAATCTGTGAAAGTAACAAAGAGATATATTCTCtcaaaatgtcacaaaatatttGACCCTATTGGAATTACTGCCCCCATaactttaattccaaaaatattgctcCAAGAAACGTGGAAAATTAAGGCTGATTGGGATTATATTCTTCCAGAAGAAAttgttcataaatttgaaaaatgggacAGACAATTACATCAGTTAAACAAACTAGAAATACCAAGATGGATTCAGGGGCATAAGAACTCAAAACATAGTTTGCATGTATTTTGTGACGCTAGTCAACAAGCCTATGCtgcttgcatttttttaagaTCTGTGAACCAACAAGGAGTTACTTGTCATTTAGTAGTAGCAAAATCACGAATAGCACCTCTAAAAAGTATTTCCATTTCCAGATTAGAGCTATTGGGTTGTTGCATCGGCTTCAGGCTTGCTAAAAGTATTTGCACCGATTTAGAAGAACTTGGTGACATACCTGCTTATTACTGGTCAGATTCCATGAACTGTTTGTATTGGATTAAAAATGATGAGCAATGGGCAACGTTTGTAATGAAccgattaaaggaaattaaatcggTCAGTGAATATCATTAATGGAATCACGTACCAGGAAATATAAACCCAGCTGACTTACCTTCGAGAGCCTGTTCAGTTAATACTTTGATAGCTCGAAGATGGTGGGAAGGTCCAGCCTGGTTAACAGAGGAAGAAGAATTGTGGCCCATGTCTAATTTATCCCCTGACAAGAATGTCGTcaatgcagaaaagaaaaaatcagtTGTCACTTCTCTGTTTGTGTCAGATTACATTAGAGAATTCTTAATAAGATTTTCGTCATTTGAGAAGCTGGTTCGAGTTAATGCATGGATGATCAGGTTTTGCAGAAACAGTAAACTAGCAAAATCTTGTCGTGTAACAGACATACTGACTCCTGACAAACTGAAGGAAGCAGAAACAAAAATCGTGttgattgtaaaaaaaacatcattcgTTTCCGGTAAGAACGAAGGtctaaaaaatatccaatatattGTTGACCAAAATGGATTATTAAGAATGAAAACCAGGTTAACATTTCCAGGATTAAAACTGTCAAGAGACTTGATCTTTGATCTTAATTtagttttgagttttaaaatttcagactCAAAAGGTAGGAGTGTTGCGTACGCGAGCGAAATTGTATACAACTCAACCCGGAGTTTCTTGTCAAAAGAGAACAACTACAACTTCTactttcttcttgtaaataatttgaatagaGTGTTCGTTATACAAAATGtgagtttttcatttgaaagagtaaaagtatctttgaagtaattaagatattatttacccTTAATTTAAACGTGTCCACTTGTGATAAAAGATCCTAACTTATTTTACGAGTCAAAAGAATCTGATTATCCAGcgttttttagtaatttgaagtTAGTTTTGGTTTGTGTATTATTGAATGCTGGTATTAATGgtgatattggctgttgcgccttactcatttttattgtctgaatatttatcagctttatttatttattttttggttgattatttatcagcttgatttatttattggctgattatttatcagcttgatttattaattttacagtatttttgatTTTGGCAACTTTTTTAGATGGTTTCCTGGTTCTTCGTTTTTTTCTTGGTGGTGTTTTGGATATCTGTTTCTTAGGTGTGGGTGGACGCTTTATACATGTGCGGTTCGCTTAGGACTTAATTTTTTAACCTTGGCGGGCCTTGGAATAGACTGAGATTGGGATttgttgtgtaaatatttaattttatcaatttttaaaaataattatttatggtctaatgtgtttgtgttttacatttctttaacaatactgcatgttgaatataaacattttttgcatttccttttataggtatgaaaagttatgaaaggggCTTAGTTTATCTTAGGACATAAAGAGGCaagtgtgtatatttttgtttttctgtaatatttttaagtttttttttttttttttttatttcattaccactttgtgttcagaATTCAAGAAATGATACACCAAatcatgattaataataatatataactggTAATAAACAATGCTGATAAATATTCAGACAATAAAAATGGGTAAGACGCAACAGCCAATTACCCCACTAACAAAAGCAAGaaacaggacaaaatatcgttcgtCTGACCACTGACTCACTCGAGGGGTGGTGACgttttataagccagttaacaactacgagACATAAGTAATTACTtctgtcttgtggtcatgttattcgacTACAAACCCAATCAATGCTTGTTCAGTCCTCGGTATAACCGAATCAATAcagagctaaactaatcttgggACATTCAGAGGTAGGTGTgcatatttttgtgtttctttcatattttcaagttttttttattcagtcaACACTTTATGTTCATATTAAATGTGTTCAAATGTAAGGAATccgaaaaaagtaacatgaattataaattggacctttgttcatgaattcaagaaatgatacaacaaatcatgaacttatggtataaaatcaatgttttttttcttgccactttctatatgtatttttcatttctcgTGCTTGTTGCTGCTGCTACAGAATGtccgatctcattattctcattttaatatttcttctaattgtattgttcacttaaaatgtttgtattaaagaaaataaatctaagactttcttttcattagaaatatttgaacatttctgtatgttattaagactgattatgtttttcactccagtatattcttttctcagcttttttataagattaaaaattgaaaatagtgctttttaagatataatgtattttaaaatgtagtgatttttttttttttttttttttttggcatgtcGCAAAAAGTATACTCAGTTattattagatttgaattttaattatatctaatatctgtgttacatactaatgtcgaTGCAGGATGAAATCTGCTTTccctctgatgaacttaataattaatctatctttcgaaaaaactgagattgggatttggtgtgtaaatatttaattgtatgaatttttaaaaataattttttatgacctTATGTGTCTTGCATTTCTTTAGCAATACTGcaagttgaatataaacatttttcaca is a genomic window containing:
- the LOC129959763 gene encoding uncharacterized protein LOC129959763, whose amino-acid sequence is METLLGWTLMGKLENEVKNDSYMTVLSLHVNNKSISDLWSLDTLGILDPANKQSQMEIEKETENLFLNSVKQDGDGRYVVSLPWLEDHPVLPSNKTLAEKRLKNTVDRIKNLGILQDYENVFEDWKKEGIVEELNSEDLKDSKCHYLPHRPVIKDNSTTRMRPVFDGSAKSKLSPSLNDCLITGSNLVELIPSLINRFRIGKYGVIADIRKAFLQIQLNDSDKDYLRFLWWQNNSCHQSNNVKIYRHCRVVFGIKSSPFLLGATLNHLLDGASDCYKMTAQHLQKSMYVDNCVASVKSEADLTKFINESTKVMALGKFD